A genomic stretch from Hemibagrus wyckioides isolate EC202008001 linkage group LG18, SWU_Hwy_1.0, whole genome shotgun sequence includes:
- the dixdc1b gene encoding dixin-A isoform X2 has protein sequence MPRPLAVEGSQQLVAYVSWVNAQLRKKPGLKPVSDLRQDLRDGVVLTHLIEIVAGELLEGIHYSPKDNQEKRENVEKVLQFVSSKRIRMPQTSARDIVEGNLKSAMRLILALAAHFKPSASANHRAGAVLARNSNSSSANHRPHSTMAMAQNAAAALAAARSDASRSGRGVHQLRQDWHRQSSSADEEIDNPCWSVRALVQQYEGQGGADMDNTETETGDQSLSTSSPNHMPKDSTSISEDKGQLLSIQSAHVRDNMPSGPATAQEHDGRCVSNYAWEEQLWEQQEQLEREMVEARRMVSSLQALLLHGSLPDDEQDVSLSLGEGVENAEQQLVIIHSRLDQSMEESLELKRELLKYKQEARNLQGVKDALQQRMTAQESSVLQLKQELLRTSMNRDELARQNAELHKKLEERSRLLGDYKKELGQKDRLLQQQQFKLDEALRNLTDSSSQQADLQRELEHKQKILQELTDRDKDELPGSPSNGYTHPAAPELSTARAHKGTEELQLVRDALRSLRNSFGGHDPQHHTLDTLEQGMASLMDRLYTLESQTRQERKAKVKSPGHKATHTDRDSWPSSTKMVHSHSSPLLNSSPSTKVLYFTDRSLTPFMINIPKRLGEITLQDFKVAIDREGSYRYHFKALDPEFGTVKEEVFQDEAVVPGWEGKIVAWVEEDHGEGRI, from the exons CAACAGCTGGTGGCGTACGTGTCGTGGGTGAATGCTCAGCTGAGGAAGAAGCCTGGTCTGAAGCCTGTCAGTGACCTGCGGCAGGATCTCCGAGATGGTGTGGTGCTCACACACCTCATTGAGATAGTGG CTGGTGAGCTCCTTGAAGGTATTCACTATTCACCAAAGGACAAccaagagaagagagaaaatgtgGAGAAGGTTTTGCAGTTCGTGTCCTCTAAGCGGATACGCATGCCACAGACGTCTGCCAGAG ACATTGTGGAAGGGAACCTCAAATCTGCCATGAGGCTGATCCTGGCTCTAGCAGCACATTTTAAGCCATCTgcctcagccaatcacagagcaggaGCTGTCTTGGCTAGGAATTCAAACAGCtcctcagccaatcacagaccTCATTCCACTATGGCCATGGCCCAGAATGCAGCGGCGGCTCTAGCGGCTGCCCGGAGCGATGCGTCTCGCTCAGGACGTGGCGTTCATCAGCTCAGACAGGACTGGCACAG ACAGAGCTCCAGTGCTGATGAGGAGATTGATAACCCATGCTGGAGTGTGCGGGCTTTGGTCCAGCAGTATGAGGGACAGGGTGGAGCCGACATGgacaacacagagacagagacaggagaccAAAG CTTGAGCACCTCCAGTCCCAACCACATGCCCAAAGACTCCACCAGCATCTCTGAAGACAAAGGACAGCTTTTGAGTATCCAATCAGCACACGTCAGAG ACAATATGCCAAGTGGCCCAGCAACAGCCCAGGAGCATGATGGGAGGTGTGTGAGTAACTATGCCTGGGAGGAGCAACTGTGGGAGCAGCAGGagcagttagagagagagatggtggagGCCAGGAGAATGGTGTCCAGCCTACAG GCTTTGCTTCTCCACGGCTCCTTGCCTGACGATGAGCAGGATGTTTCACTGAGTTTGGGAGAAGGAGTGGAAAATGCAGAGCAACAACTg GTAATAATCCACAGTCGTCTTGATCAGAGCATGGAGGAGAGTCTGGAGCTGAAG AGGGAGCTGTTGAAGTACAAGCAGGAGGCACGCAATCTACAAGGAGTCAAA GATGCTCTCCAGCAGCGGATGACCGCACAGGAGTCATCTGTGTTACAGCTCAAACAGGAGCTCCTGCGCACCAGCATGAACCGTGATGAACTGGCGAGAcaaaat GCAGAGCTTCATAAGAAGCTAGAAGAGAGGAGCAGGCTTCTCGGTGATTATAAG AAAGAGTTAGGACAGAAGGACCGCCTGCTTcagcaacagcagttcaaactGGACGAAGCTCTACGCAACCTGACAGACAGCAGCAGCCAGCAG GCTGACCTGCAGAGGGAGCTGGAGCACAAGCAGAAGATTCTTCAGGAGCTCACTGATCGTGATAAAGATGAG CTACCTGGATCTCCAAGCAACGGCTACACGCATCCAGCAGCCCCAGAGCTCAGCACAGCTCGAGCACACAAAGGA ACAGAGGAGCTGCAGTTGGTGCGGGATGCTCTACGCAGTCTGAGGAACAGTTTCGGAGGCCATGACCCTCAGCaccacacactggacacactggAGCAGGGCATGGCCAGCCTTATGGACCGCCTCTACACACTGGAGTCACAGACCAGACAGGAGAGAAAG GCAAAGGTGAAGTCTCCAGGACACAAGGCCACTCACACAGACAGGGACTCCTGGCCTTCCAGCACCA AAATGGTCCATTCTCACAGCAGCCCTTTGCTCAACTCCTCTCCCTCCACCAAAGTCCTCTACTTCACAGACCGCTCACTCACACCCTTTATGATCAACATCCCTAAGAG GTTGGGAGAAATTACCCTTCAAGACTTTAAAGTGGCTATAGATCGAGAGGGCAGTTACAGATACCATTTTAAAGCTTTGGACCCTGAGTTTGGCACTGTGAAAGAGGAG GTGTTTCAGGACGAAGCGGTGGTGCCCGGCTGGGAGGGCAAGATTGTGGCATGGGTGGAGGAAGATCATGGCGAGGGAAG GATCTAA
- the dixdc1b gene encoding dixin-A isoform X1, which yields MIASLSKGNLLDVLQEGFNEQQLVAYVSWVNAQLRKKPGLKPVSDLRQDLRDGVVLTHLIEIVAGELLEGIHYSPKDNQEKRENVEKVLQFVSSKRIRMPQTSARDIVEGNLKSAMRLILALAAHFKPSASANHRAGAVLARNSNSSSANHRPHSTMAMAQNAAAALAAARSDASRSGRGVHQLRQDWHRQSSSADEEIDNPCWSVRALVQQYEGQGGADMDNTETETGDQSLSTSSPNHMPKDSTSISEDKGQLLSIQSAHVRDNMPSGPATAQEHDGRCVSNYAWEEQLWEQQEQLEREMVEARRMVSSLQALLLHGSLPDDEQDVSLSLGEGVENAEQQLVIIHSRLDQSMEESLELKRELLKYKQEARNLQGVKDALQQRMTAQESSVLQLKQELLRTSMNRDELARQNAELHKKLEERSRLLGDYKKELGQKDRLLQQQQFKLDEALRNLTDSSSQQADLQRELEHKQKILQELTDRDKDELPGSPSNGYTHPAAPELSTARAHKGTEELQLVRDALRSLRNSFGGHDPQHHTLDTLEQGMASLMDRLYTLESQTRQERKAKVKSPGHKATHTDRDSWPSSTKMVHSHSSPLLNSSPSTKVLYFTDRSLTPFMINIPKRLGEITLQDFKVAIDREGSYRYHFKALDPEFGTVKEEVFQDEAVVPGWEGKIVAWVEEDHGEGRI from the exons CAACAGCTGGTGGCGTACGTGTCGTGGGTGAATGCTCAGCTGAGGAAGAAGCCTGGTCTGAAGCCTGTCAGTGACCTGCGGCAGGATCTCCGAGATGGTGTGGTGCTCACACACCTCATTGAGATAGTGG CTGGTGAGCTCCTTGAAGGTATTCACTATTCACCAAAGGACAAccaagagaagagagaaaatgtgGAGAAGGTTTTGCAGTTCGTGTCCTCTAAGCGGATACGCATGCCACAGACGTCTGCCAGAG ACATTGTGGAAGGGAACCTCAAATCTGCCATGAGGCTGATCCTGGCTCTAGCAGCACATTTTAAGCCATCTgcctcagccaatcacagagcaggaGCTGTCTTGGCTAGGAATTCAAACAGCtcctcagccaatcacagaccTCATTCCACTATGGCCATGGCCCAGAATGCAGCGGCGGCTCTAGCGGCTGCCCGGAGCGATGCGTCTCGCTCAGGACGTGGCGTTCATCAGCTCAGACAGGACTGGCACAG ACAGAGCTCCAGTGCTGATGAGGAGATTGATAACCCATGCTGGAGTGTGCGGGCTTTGGTCCAGCAGTATGAGGGACAGGGTGGAGCCGACATGgacaacacagagacagagacaggagaccAAAG CTTGAGCACCTCCAGTCCCAACCACATGCCCAAAGACTCCACCAGCATCTCTGAAGACAAAGGACAGCTTTTGAGTATCCAATCAGCACACGTCAGAG ACAATATGCCAAGTGGCCCAGCAACAGCCCAGGAGCATGATGGGAGGTGTGTGAGTAACTATGCCTGGGAGGAGCAACTGTGGGAGCAGCAGGagcagttagagagagagatggtggagGCCAGGAGAATGGTGTCCAGCCTACAG GCTTTGCTTCTCCACGGCTCCTTGCCTGACGATGAGCAGGATGTTTCACTGAGTTTGGGAGAAGGAGTGGAAAATGCAGAGCAACAACTg GTAATAATCCACAGTCGTCTTGATCAGAGCATGGAGGAGAGTCTGGAGCTGAAG AGGGAGCTGTTGAAGTACAAGCAGGAGGCACGCAATCTACAAGGAGTCAAA GATGCTCTCCAGCAGCGGATGACCGCACAGGAGTCATCTGTGTTACAGCTCAAACAGGAGCTCCTGCGCACCAGCATGAACCGTGATGAACTGGCGAGAcaaaat GCAGAGCTTCATAAGAAGCTAGAAGAGAGGAGCAGGCTTCTCGGTGATTATAAG AAAGAGTTAGGACAGAAGGACCGCCTGCTTcagcaacagcagttcaaactGGACGAAGCTCTACGCAACCTGACAGACAGCAGCAGCCAGCAG GCTGACCTGCAGAGGGAGCTGGAGCACAAGCAGAAGATTCTTCAGGAGCTCACTGATCGTGATAAAGATGAG CTACCTGGATCTCCAAGCAACGGCTACACGCATCCAGCAGCCCCAGAGCTCAGCACAGCTCGAGCACACAAAGGA ACAGAGGAGCTGCAGTTGGTGCGGGATGCTCTACGCAGTCTGAGGAACAGTTTCGGAGGCCATGACCCTCAGCaccacacactggacacactggAGCAGGGCATGGCCAGCCTTATGGACCGCCTCTACACACTGGAGTCACAGACCAGACAGGAGAGAAAG GCAAAGGTGAAGTCTCCAGGACACAAGGCCACTCACACAGACAGGGACTCCTGGCCTTCCAGCACCA AAATGGTCCATTCTCACAGCAGCCCTTTGCTCAACTCCTCTCCCTCCACCAAAGTCCTCTACTTCACAGACCGCTCACTCACACCCTTTATGATCAACATCCCTAAGAG GTTGGGAGAAATTACCCTTCAAGACTTTAAAGTGGCTATAGATCGAGAGGGCAGTTACAGATACCATTTTAAAGCTTTGGACCCTGAGTTTGGCACTGTGAAAGAGGAG GTGTTTCAGGACGAAGCGGTGGTGCCCGGCTGGGAGGGCAAGATTGTGGCATGGGTGGAGGAAGATCATGGCGAGGGAAG GATCTAA
- the dixdc1b gene encoding dixin-A isoform X3, translated as MPQTSARDIVEGNLKSAMRLILALAAHFKPSASANHRAGAVLARNSNSSSANHRPHSTMAMAQNAAAALAAARSDASRSGRGVHQLRQDWHRQSSSADEEIDNPCWSVRALVQQYEGQGGADMDNTETETGDQSLSTSSPNHMPKDSTSISEDKGQLLSIQSAHVRDNMPSGPATAQEHDGRCVSNYAWEEQLWEQQEQLEREMVEARRMVSSLQALLLHGSLPDDEQDVSLSLGEGVENAEQQLVIIHSRLDQSMEESLELKRELLKYKQEARNLQGVKDALQQRMTAQESSVLQLKQELLRTSMNRDELARQNAELHKKLEERSRLLGDYKKELGQKDRLLQQQQFKLDEALRNLTDSSSQQADLQRELEHKQKILQELTDRDKDELPGSPSNGYTHPAAPELSTARAHKGTEELQLVRDALRSLRNSFGGHDPQHHTLDTLEQGMASLMDRLYTLESQTRQERKAKVKSPGHKATHTDRDSWPSSTKMVHSHSSPLLNSSPSTKVLYFTDRSLTPFMINIPKRLGEITLQDFKVAIDREGSYRYHFKALDPEFGTVKEEVFQDEAVVPGWEGKIVAWVEEDHGEGRI; from the exons ATGCCACAGACGTCTGCCAGAG ACATTGTGGAAGGGAACCTCAAATCTGCCATGAGGCTGATCCTGGCTCTAGCAGCACATTTTAAGCCATCTgcctcagccaatcacagagcaggaGCTGTCTTGGCTAGGAATTCAAACAGCtcctcagccaatcacagaccTCATTCCACTATGGCCATGGCCCAGAATGCAGCGGCGGCTCTAGCGGCTGCCCGGAGCGATGCGTCTCGCTCAGGACGTGGCGTTCATCAGCTCAGACAGGACTGGCACAG ACAGAGCTCCAGTGCTGATGAGGAGATTGATAACCCATGCTGGAGTGTGCGGGCTTTGGTCCAGCAGTATGAGGGACAGGGTGGAGCCGACATGgacaacacagagacagagacaggagaccAAAG CTTGAGCACCTCCAGTCCCAACCACATGCCCAAAGACTCCACCAGCATCTCTGAAGACAAAGGACAGCTTTTGAGTATCCAATCAGCACACGTCAGAG ACAATATGCCAAGTGGCCCAGCAACAGCCCAGGAGCATGATGGGAGGTGTGTGAGTAACTATGCCTGGGAGGAGCAACTGTGGGAGCAGCAGGagcagttagagagagagatggtggagGCCAGGAGAATGGTGTCCAGCCTACAG GCTTTGCTTCTCCACGGCTCCTTGCCTGACGATGAGCAGGATGTTTCACTGAGTTTGGGAGAAGGAGTGGAAAATGCAGAGCAACAACTg GTAATAATCCACAGTCGTCTTGATCAGAGCATGGAGGAGAGTCTGGAGCTGAAG AGGGAGCTGTTGAAGTACAAGCAGGAGGCACGCAATCTACAAGGAGTCAAA GATGCTCTCCAGCAGCGGATGACCGCACAGGAGTCATCTGTGTTACAGCTCAAACAGGAGCTCCTGCGCACCAGCATGAACCGTGATGAACTGGCGAGAcaaaat GCAGAGCTTCATAAGAAGCTAGAAGAGAGGAGCAGGCTTCTCGGTGATTATAAG AAAGAGTTAGGACAGAAGGACCGCCTGCTTcagcaacagcagttcaaactGGACGAAGCTCTACGCAACCTGACAGACAGCAGCAGCCAGCAG GCTGACCTGCAGAGGGAGCTGGAGCACAAGCAGAAGATTCTTCAGGAGCTCACTGATCGTGATAAAGATGAG CTACCTGGATCTCCAAGCAACGGCTACACGCATCCAGCAGCCCCAGAGCTCAGCACAGCTCGAGCACACAAAGGA ACAGAGGAGCTGCAGTTGGTGCGGGATGCTCTACGCAGTCTGAGGAACAGTTTCGGAGGCCATGACCCTCAGCaccacacactggacacactggAGCAGGGCATGGCCAGCCTTATGGACCGCCTCTACACACTGGAGTCACAGACCAGACAGGAGAGAAAG GCAAAGGTGAAGTCTCCAGGACACAAGGCCACTCACACAGACAGGGACTCCTGGCCTTCCAGCACCA AAATGGTCCATTCTCACAGCAGCCCTTTGCTCAACTCCTCTCCCTCCACCAAAGTCCTCTACTTCACAGACCGCTCACTCACACCCTTTATGATCAACATCCCTAAGAG GTTGGGAGAAATTACCCTTCAAGACTTTAAAGTGGCTATAGATCGAGAGGGCAGTTACAGATACCATTTTAAAGCTTTGGACCCTGAGTTTGGCACTGTGAAAGAGGAG GTGTTTCAGGACGAAGCGGTGGTGCCCGGCTGGGAGGGCAAGATTGTGGCATGGGTGGAGGAAGATCATGGCGAGGGAAG GATCTAA